DNA from Halomonas sp. GFAJ-1:
AAACACCCACCATAGCGCAATAGCGCCTAGCCCAAGCATGGCTAAAAGCTTAATGATGGATTCAAAGGCAATCACGCTAAGCAGCGTATCGTGGCGGTGTCGGTGGCTATGCCGTGCGCCGAACAGCACGGCGCAGCCCGCAATCACGGCGCAGAATAAGAGGGCCACCGCCGCGCTAAAACGGCTATCGGTTAGCAGGTGTATTGTATCGCTAAGGGTTTGTACCTGAATGCCCAGCAGCGGCATTACCGCCAGGAGGCTAAGCAGAGTGACCACAGTGCCGACCCAGCGCGAGCGAAAGCGAAAAGCAAACAGATCGGCCAGTGACGAGAGCTGGTAAGTGCGAGTGATGCGTTGAATAGGCACGAGCAGCACAGGCGCAAGCAAAAAAGCGCCCGCAGCGCCCAGATAGTAGGCTAAATAGCCAAACCCCGCTTTGGAGGCGAACTCAATACTGCCGTAAATGGCCCATGCGCTGGCATAGACGCCTAGCGCCAGGGTATACACCACGGGGTGACGGGTAACGCGTACTGGCACCCAGCCGCGCTCTACGGCCATGCCACAGCTAAACAGGAGCGCGAGGTAGCCAAGGCCTAGAAGCAGTACACCGAGTAACTCAACGCTCATCTAACTTCCTCTTTTGCTCTAGCCACAGCGTTAGCGCAATCAGGCCGCCCCAGATAGCAAACGGTCGGTACCAGGCGATACTGGGGTCGCCCCAGCCGTCCATGAGCAGTGGCGAGAGCAGGTAGCCCCCAAATACAAGAAACAGCATGATGCGATAAACGTACATGTCAGTGCTCCGAGGGTAATGCACGGTGGTGGAAAGGCCTTAACTGCTCAATCGACCAGTGTGCTATTGCCCAGTTTAACTGCGTTTCAGGGGCTTCCTGGGCCAGCTCGGCGGGCGGTGCTTGGTCAAGCGCTTGAAGCGCTTGAAATAGCTGGCGACGAATATCATCATCACGCTCTGCCAACGCGGGGGCCATATTCTGCTTAGAGAGCTTTTGGCCTTCATCCGTCACGATCAGTGGTAGGTGGAGATAGCGCGGTGTCGGTAAGCCAAGTGCTTTTTGTAGTTGGCCTTGCCAAGGGGTGTTGTCCAGCAGATCGTAGCCCCTGACGACATCGCTAATCGCCTGCTCGGCATCGTCCACCACGACGGCAAGCTGGTAGGCCCAGAGGTTGTCTTTACGCTTTAAGACCACGTCGCCCTGTGTGGCGGGATCGAACTGCTGGTGGCCAAATAAGCGGTCGTGCCACGTAATGGGGCGTTTGGCTAAGTCGCTGCGTAGTCGCCAGGCGACGGGCTTGTTGGTCTCGCGCTGCCCGTTGCGGCACCAGCCAGGATAAATCGCGAACGCTTGCCACTGCTTACGTGAGCAGCTGCAGGGGTAGGCCAAGCCCTGCGACATCAAGCAGTCTAATGCGTGCTGATAGGCAGCCTGGCGGCTGTGTTGCCACGTTACCTCTTCGTCCCAGTGCAGGCCAAAGGCTTCAAGCTGGCGCAGAATAGTGCTGTCGGTGCCCGCTGGACAGCGGGGTGGGTCGATGTCCTCAATGCGTACTAGCCACGTTCCCCCCGCTGCTCGGGCATCTAGAAAGCTGCCTAAGGCTGCGACTAACGAGCCAAAGT
Protein-coding regions in this window:
- a CDS encoding tRNA glutamyl-Q synthetase, which translates into the protein MIQTACYRGRFAPTPSGPLHFGSLVAALGSFLDARAAGGTWLVRIEDIDPPRCPAGTDSTILRQLEAFGLHWDEEVTWQHSRQAAYQHALDCLMSQGLAYPCSCSRKQWQAFAIYPGWCRNGQRETNKPVAWRLRSDLAKRPITWHDRLFGHQQFDPATQGDVVLKRKDNLWAYQLAVVVDDAEQAISDVVRGYDLLDNTPWQGQLQKALGLPTPRYLHLPLIVTDEGQKLSKQNMAPALAERDDDIRRQLFQALQALDQAPPAELAQEAPETQLNWAIAHWSIEQLRPFHHRALPSEH